In the Longimicrobium terrae genome, one interval contains:
- a CDS encoding class I SAM-dependent methyltransferase has translation MNTTFEPQVLRTTAGDFTLQEYRLRLAGREWAIAHTGAMLTHEDELFFFKELRGTLPYGVALWPSSIALAHEVASRAEQMRGARVLELGAGTGLPGIVAASLGARVVQTDGQEMAMSICRRNGERNGVGDIEHRLADWTAWIDAETYDYILGSDVLYGETLHGALRSIFEGNLAPGGRVLLSDPFRAPGLKLLETLQEDGWGIALSKWNVGEDDAPRSIGIYELTPPAVA, from the coding sequence ATGAACACCACGTTTGAGCCGCAGGTCCTGCGCACCACGGCGGGGGACTTCACGCTTCAGGAGTACCGGCTGCGGCTGGCCGGGCGCGAGTGGGCCATCGCGCACACCGGCGCCATGCTGACGCACGAGGACGAGCTGTTCTTCTTCAAGGAACTGCGCGGCACGCTGCCGTACGGAGTGGCGCTCTGGCCGTCGTCCATCGCGCTGGCACACGAGGTGGCGAGCCGCGCGGAGCAGATGCGGGGCGCGCGCGTGCTGGAACTGGGGGCGGGAACGGGACTTCCGGGGATCGTGGCCGCGTCGCTGGGCGCACGTGTGGTGCAGACGGACGGGCAGGAAATGGCGATGTCCATCTGCCGGCGCAACGGCGAGCGGAACGGTGTGGGGGACATCGAGCACCGCCTGGCGGACTGGACCGCGTGGATCGACGCGGAAACGTACGATTACATCCTGGGATCGGACGTGCTGTACGGCGAGACGCTGCACGGTGCGCTGCGCAGCATCTTTGAGGGAAATCTGGCGCCCGGCGGACGGGTTCTGCTCTCCGACCCGTTCCGCGCGCCGGGCCTCAAGCTGCTGGAGACGCTGCAGGAGGATGGATGGGGGATCGCGCTTTCCAAGTGGAACGTGGGCGAGGATGATGCCCCACGCTCCATCGGCATCTATGAACTGACGCCCCCCGCGGTGGCGTAA